The following DNA comes from Moritella sp. 24.
GGCCTTTTTCTTCTAATACGGCATCGGGTGCTGCAAATAGAGGCCCTGGAGCACCATACCAAGTTGCATTCGTTAATGCAGACACTTCCATTTTACTATTGCGAGGACAAGAATATGGATTATCGTTACCTAAAGCATCTTCACCATAACTCGCATAGTCTTGCTGTAACTGGCCACAAGAAGCGGTCATTGGATAATCAATAGGCTCGCCAGTATCGATCGACCAATTGTTTTCGTCACATACGTTGTATTTGATTGTCTCTTTCATGCTCTGAGCAAGGAAAGCGGCAATGGCTACTTTTGCATATAAGATATTGGTTGCATCATCGACGGCTGGATCCATTAACCAGAATTTCACGTCAGCAACGCCCACATTATGCATTGGGTTAAGCGCAGCTAAGAAATCCGCCCACTTATAAACGGTTGAGGGGATGTAAGAACCATTTGCTTGAAGAGAAAGAAATACTTCATTATCCATTTTATTTTCAGCTGCGGCTAAGTCTTGATTTAACTGTGCAATAGAGGTGATTTGGCTCGACGTATTATCGCCAGTACCTGCAAAATAAAGTGGTACCTTGGCTTTATTTTGATAATTAACCACTTTATCTTGCAACCAGTTACTACCCGTCACACTGACAGATGATTCTCCACCCCATTGAATTGCAAATACATTACTGTATGCGGCATGACGCAAACGGCTAGTACCCCAATCATAATCTTTAGCAGGTTGTAGGACAGAACCAGCGCTACTTGCCCCATATACGCTCGCATCTAACGCTTGGCTTGTAACATCTAAGCGAATGTTGTCGACTGAATTTGCAATGTCTTTGTCACCCATAAAGTAACTACCCGCGGCAGACACTCGAGTGAGGGGCGTGGTATCGGCTTTACTCGGCAAGTGTCCACCAGGAATTTGCCATAACATTGCGGGTTTATCTAAGAAATCAGTCACTTGTTTTACGTAAGTTAAATAGGTATCCCATTGCTTTGCACCATAGACCTCATTGCCAAGACCAGCTGCAGAGAATGCATCATCGTCGGCTTTATCAAATGCTAAAAAATCCGGTTGCAGCACATTTTTTTTATATGCTTGAATTGACAAAATAAATGCAGTTGCATCATTTGAAGCTTTACTCCAAACCGCTCCCAAACCCGAGTGAGTAGCGTGTACATCAACACTGTCAATACGCGGAGCAACCCAACCAAATGCGATATCTGGACTAAAACGTTTCATGATAAAGTTTTGCGATTGTACCCAGCCGATAATATTATTCTCAATTAATCTATCGACTTCCGTTTCTAAGGCCGCTAAGTCATAAAGTTGACTCAGAGTACTGGTAACACCGTCTACATCCTTCACTTGATAAGCAGTTTCTTTGTTGATGGCTTCTTTTAATGCTTTTTTAACTTCAATCACAGTCCAAGCATTTTGCTTACCATAGGTAGTTGTAAACTCTGGTGATTGCCAACTTTCTAATAAACCTGTATTTAATACAACAGAAGCTGGATTAGCATGAGAAGCATCTTTGCTTTGCTGTATTGTTGCGCTAGCACGGATCATGTTTTGAAAATGGATAACTAAATTTTCGTAG
Coding sequences within:
- a CDS encoding chitodextrinase precursor; this translates as MSINRTKLVRKTFALSSLTAACLIAFNAQASTFDCTNIALWDPQTTYEKKDTQVQKDDLVYINKYWATGTDIPDPDAPTWANWQKQGSCEGTGPGTDPGVDPEPTPGVALVMPKRANPVSLKVKGWPSTLAMGTLTDTSPAMNTQLAAAQVNAIFATQASSRGTLIDPTVITHLIKQARDIEVGSSNVVLPTIALNTVDANDGVAADDIVHYENLVIHFQNMIRASATIQQSKDASHANPASVVLNTGLLESWQSPEFTTTYGKQNAWTVIEVKKALKEAINKETAYQVKDVDGVTSTLSQLYDLAALETEVDRLIENNIIGWVQSQNFIMKRFSPDIAFGWVAPRIDSVDVHATHSGLGAVWSKASNDATAFILSIQAYKKNVLQPDFLAFDKADDDAFSAAGLGNEVYGAKQWDTYLTYVKQVTDFLDKPAMLWQIPGGHLPSKADTTPLTRVSAAGSYFMGDKDIANSVDNIRLDVTSQALDASVYGASSAGSVLQPAKDYDWGTSRLRHAAYSNVFAIQWGGESSVSVTGSNWLQDKVVNYQNKAKVPLYFAGTGDNTSSQITSIAQLNQDLAAAENKMDNEVFLSLQANGSYIPSTVYKWADFLAALNPMHNVGVADVKFWLMDPAVDDATNILYAKVAIAAFLAQSMKETIKYNVCDENNWSIDTGEPIDYPMTASCGQLQQDYASYGEDALGNDNPYSCPRNSKMEVSALTNATWYGAPGPLFAAPDAVLEEKGLLVNGSAGYWETSSWCNTAEAGPIEENKQVYDRNKCETYPGQKAGGFVWNGIAGKSVEGCGWWGRGVIQTTGRLNFGKLNHFIGRSHVDTDNIGKMIQGIQVDAAPENPLYADLDLCSEPELICSSTEHGELKWIAGIFFWMNEVQGYNDVGGPYADWNYFTELKAYVDGGLVGDKFINDTSGIVNRGCPDDKCLKPDGVLDPVDGLKDRADNFKKALKAMGVNAT